In Streptococcus dysgalactiae subsp. dysgalactiae, the following are encoded in one genomic region:
- a CDS encoding ParB/RepB/Spo0J family partition protein, with amino-acid sequence MTELLKSIPIEDIVANPYQPRLQFNQKELEDLANSIKTNGLIQPIIVRKSDIFGYELVAGERRFKASKMAGLTKVPAIVKNMSSLESMQQAIVENLQRADLNPIEEAKAYQLLIEKNQMTHEEVAKYMGKSRPYISNTLRLLQLPKIISKAVEEGDISAGHARALLTLTDEKEQLVYANRIKNEGLSVRQIEHMVTPKLKSIPIPKNKNIFITSLEDQLAQSLGLPVKIKLKSTQSGQLLLPFANQEELNRIINKLL; translated from the coding sequence AAAAAGAACTAGAAGATTTGGCTAATTCAATCAAGACAAATGGACTTATTCAACCTATTATTGTTCGAAAATCTGACATCTTTGGTTATGAATTAGTTGCAGGAGAACGACGCTTTAAGGCTTCTAAAATGGCTGGGCTAACAAAAGTACCTGCTATTGTCAAAAACATGTCCTCTTTGGAAAGTATGCAACAAGCTATCGTAGAAAATTTGCAACGTGCTGATTTGAATCCCATTGAAGAAGCAAAAGCTTATCAGCTACTGATTGAAAAAAATCAAATGACGCATGAAGAGGTTGCCAAATATATGGGAAAATCAAGACCTTATATTAGCAATACTTTACGCCTACTGCAACTTCCGAAAATAATTAGTAAAGCAGTAGAAGAAGGAGACATTAGTGCAGGACACGCGCGTGCTCTTCTCACACTAACAGACGAAAAGGAACAGTTAGTTTACGCTAATAGAATCAAAAATGAAGGGTTAAGTGTACGACAAATTGAGCATATGGTAACTCCAAAACTTAAAAGTATTCCTATCCCAAAAAATAAAAATATTTTTATCACCTCTTTAGAAGATCAGCTGGCCCAATCTCTAGGGTTACCAGTCAAAATCAAATTGAAATCAACTCAAAGTGGTCAATTGCTGTTACCATTTGCTAACCAAGAGGAACTAAACAGAATTATCAACAAGCTACTTTAG